CCTGCGGGAGGGGCGGATCGCCTTTCTCTTCGCGCCTCTGCTGAACGACGCCATGAAACACGCCGTCGGGCCCCGTGAGGAGATCGGCGTACGCACCCTCTTCAACCTGCTTCTCCCCCTCACCAATCCCGCCGGCGCCGGCCGGCAGCTGCTCGGCGTGTACGACCGGTCCCTTCTGGAGCCGGCCGCCGAGGCTCTCCAACGACTCGGCTCGGAGAGGGCTTGGGTGGTGCACGGCGCCGACGGCAGCGACGAGATCACGCTGACCGGGACGACCTACGTGGCGGAGATGTTCGGCGGTACGGTGAAGACCTTTACTCTGGAGCCGGAGGATTTCGGTTTCGAAAAGGTCTCTCTGAGCGAGATTCTCGGAGGAGAGCCGGAGAAGAACGCCTCCATCGCCCTTTCGGTGCTCCATGGGGAGCCGGGGCCGGCGCGGGAGACGGTGATCGCCAACGCGGCGGCGGCCCTCCTCATCGCCGGTCACGCACTCACCCTGGAGGAGGGGGTGGATCGGGCGATGGAATCGATCGATTCCGGCGCCGCTCTCGGCCGCCTTGAATACCTCCGCTCCTTCGGCCGCGGCCCGGCGGACTTCCTGAGCGATCTATCCTGGTAGCGGATTCCACGACCATTCTTCCGGCACATTACGTGGACGAACCCCCGGTTCTCCTCCTCTCGGGATAAGAGAAAAGCCCTTCTCGCGAAAGGCTTCTCTCTTCTTATGGTACGCCCGAGAGGATTCCCCGCTCCCGGCTGGCGCCGGTCTCGGGATAAGGGGCTCTAGGAGGGCCGTTCCCTTCGGTCTCGTCCTCCAAGAGCCCCTAACGAACCCCCGGTTCTCCTCCTCTCGGGATAAGAGAAAAGCCCTTCTCGCGAA
This Candidatus Eisenbacteria bacterium DNA region includes the following protein-coding sequences:
- the trpD gene encoding anthranilate phosphoribosyltransferase: MPCSRRYVGGGGEPAFRPREEGAVHYQGIAQAIDRVVRQGVGFDAPEMRFAMGEIMEGRATDAQIAAFLVGLHMKGVTVEEILGAASVMRERTRTVRTAHDVVLDTCGTGGDGTGTFNVSTVTAFVTAGAGVCTAKHGGYRVSSRCGSAELLDALGVNIRPAVTEMETALREGRIAFLFAPLLNDAMKHAVGPREEIGVRTLFNLLLPLTNPAGAGRQLLGVYDRSLLEPAAEALQRLGSERAWVVHGADGSDEITLTGTTYVAEMFGGTVKTFTLEPEDFGFEKVSLSEILGGEPEKNASIALSVLHGEPGPARETVIANAAAALLIAGHALTLEEGVDRAMESIDSGAALGRLEYLRSFGRGPADFLSDLSW